CACGATCCCAGCGTTCGACGTGACCGCGGTCGGATGTCAGGGGACCTTCGTAGTCCAAGTAGGCGAGGCGATGATCGGCCAAGCGGATCGCAATCTGTGCCGCTTTGTCATCGGGCGGACGCTCAAGGGCCCAGGTTGGTAACGTGGGGCCGTCCAAATCGAACATCAAGTCCCAATGGGATGGTCTTGAGGCGTGCTCAGGCAGTTGATGACGTAGGACGACGTAGCGCGGCATACGATCAGTTTAGGCGATCAACATCGTGAAGTGCAGTTGCTACCGGGTCGGCGGACCGGACAGGCGACGCAATCGAGCGGCGGACAGCGATCTCGTCACATCGTTCGAGTAGTTCCGCCACGTTCGTACACTCCGATAAATAGCAGCCATTCGCCAGCTAATCGTGCTTGAATCCACCACATCGCCGACCGTCTTCGAACCTAGGATTCCCGGCGCGGAGATTTCGGATCTTTGGCGCACGATCGCCGAGAATTTGCCCGATAACATCATCGCGGTGGACCGAGCAGGGTATATCCGCTGGATCAATCGCACGCTGCCGGAATATCAGCGAGCGAAAGTTATTGGCAGCCATTGTACGGAATATGTCAGCGACGAGGACAAGCGCAAATACGCCTACGTCCTTGACGCGGTTTTCCGCGGAGAAACGCCGGACGCCTATGAAGTGCAAACACTGGACGGACGCTGGTGGCTGAACCGCGCAGTGCCAGTGCGAAACGGCGACGGTGAAGTCGTCGCGAGCCTATTCTTCGCCAGCGACATTTCGCGGCGGAAGGCGCTGGAGGAGTCGCTCGAGCAGCGCCAAAAGCTGCTGGAGCGGGTTCAAGACACTTCGCCGGCCGTGGTGTTCATCTACGATCATGTTGCGCAGTGCATCGCGTACGTCAATGCGCGCGTGGAAGAATTGCTGGGCTACAGCGCCGCCGAAATGATGTCGCTTCAGGGCGATATGCAAGCGAGAATCGTGCATCCGAACGACGCCGAGCACGTGGCGCATCATATCGCGTGGCTGGCTCAGCAGAGCGACGACGTGATCGGCGAGATGGAATATCGCGTGCTGCGCCGGGACGGCACGCACCGCTGGGTCTCGACGCGCAGCACGATCTTCAGGCGTTTGCCGGACGGGAGCCTGCATCAAACGCTGGGCTCCACCGTCGATATCACGGAACGCCAACTGGCGGCCGAAGCGCTCGCCGAACAGCGTCAATTGCTGACGCATATCATCCAGACTTCGCCAGCCGTGACGTTCGTCTGGAATCTGATGGCGGATCGCGCGATATACGTCAACGGACGCGCCGAGGAGTTGCTCGGCATCGATGCGACCGAGCTCCTGATTCCGGGCGAGAAACTGCGGGAGCGCTGGATGCATCCCGACGAACGGGGACTGATCTCGGGGCTCATCGCGCGGTTGGCGACGGCGGATGACGATGACGTATTCGACGTCGAGCACCGGATGTTGCACCGCGACGGCTCGTGGCGCTGGGTCCATAATCGCGCAACGGTGTTTCAACGCGACGCCGACGGCAAGGTGATGCACACGATCAGCCTGATGTTCGACGTCACAAATCGCCGGTTGGCGGAGCAGGCGTTGGCGCAGAGCGAGGCGAGCTTGCGGTCGGTCATGAGCTATGCCCCGGATCTGATCGCCAAGCTCGACAAGCATGGCCGGATTACTTATGCGAATCAGTTCAACATCCTCGGCGACGGCTGCATGCTGAGCGAGACGCATGCCACGGCTTGGGTGATCCCCGAAGACACGCGGCGACTGCAAGCGGCGTTGACGACGGTGTTCATGGAGCGCGAGAC
The DNA window shown above is from Planctomycetia bacterium and carries:
- a CDS encoding PAS domain S-box protein produces the protein MLESTTSPTVFEPRIPGAEISDLWRTIAENLPDNIIAVDRAGYIRWINRTLPEYQRAKVIGSHCTEYVSDEDKRKYAYVLDAVFRGETPDAYEVQTLDGRWWLNRAVPVRNGDGEVVASLFFASDISRRKALEESLEQRQKLLERVQDTSPAVVFIYDHVAQCIAYVNARVEELLGYSAAEMMSLQGDMQARIVHPNDAEHVAHHIAWLAQQSDDVIGEMEYRVLRRDGTHRWVSTRSTIFRRLPDGSLHQTLGSTVDITERQLAAEALAEQRQLLTHIIQTSPAVTFVWNLMADRAIYVNGRAEELLGIDATELLIPGEKLRERWMHPDERGLISGLIARLATADDDDVFDVEHRMLHRDGSWRWVHNRATVFQRDADGKVMHTISLMFDVTNRRLAEQALAQSEASLRSVMSYAPDLIAKLDKHGRITYANQFNILGDGCMLSETHATAWVIPEDTRRLQAALTTVFMERETTRTEIRVHRFDGAERVYDCRFGPIVVNGAIESAIVIARDVTEERRDAEMLRMRDAQLAHASRLTVGGGMLAGIAHEVNQPLYAISNFATAGLQLLRDEDSQRADTVRQWLARIAEQADRAGGIVRRLREFVGKGQQIRETHDLNGVLRGSLRFVEPMSKASRIRVQAAMSDELLSASVDRLQIEQVLVNLLQNAVDAMQQCQAADRNLLAGATREQGEAHISIMDRGEGVRVEDLERVFDPFFTTKPDGLGLGLAISRNIVTAHGGRSWITRNVGAGSTFHVTLPLIGESGHES